TGCGTTTCAGTCCTTTACTTTGAAGGTATACCCAGCAGAGCTCTCTCTCACTGCCTTGATCTGCTTTATGGGTGCTTTGGAAGGTGCCGTAGCTACACTGGTAATCGAACACAACATGAGTGTTTGGGTTATAGGCTGGGATTCTAGGCTCCTTGCTGCAGCTTACTCTGTGAGTTACCATTTTATACAAACTAATTCTGATGAGATTAACATGGTAAAATAAGTGTTTGACACGATGACTCTCTTTGATTGTGATTAGGGGATAGTTTGCTCTGGAATTGCATTTTACGTGCAAGGGATTGTGATGAAGGAACAAGGCCCTGTGTTCGTCACAGCTTTCAGTCCACTGGCCATGATCATCACTGCCGCTCTAGCCGCTATCATTTTATCTGAGCAAGTCCGCCTGGGAAGGTATACATTAATATGCATGTTATGTATTGCACCAAATTAACAAACCACATGAAAGACCACATTTCTAACAGAGTTTTTCACCAGCTAACTTCATGTGCAATTTCTATGACTTAATGGTGCATTTTTGGTGTCATCTTTCAGTGTAATTGGGACCATGCTCATAGTCATTGGCCTCTATGCTGTTGTGTGGGGTAAAAGTAAAGAACGTTCGGCCTCCATGAAAGATGTGAAAACTATTGATCATGAATTGCCAATCACTAATGTTGCTACAATATCATCAACAACTGTTGATAGCAAGAATGATGCTGCTGGACTTAAGGAGAATGTTGTCAAAATTCCAATTAACCCACAAGAATCATGAGAATTCTGTCCATGATTCGAACTGAGGTTTTAGTACAATTTTCAAAATCACCATTGTGTGAGATTGTATTTTTGTTTTTTAGGGTATATTACATAAGGCAATGTAATGGAACTTGGGTTTGAACACCTTCTGTACGTTGTACGTTGTTACAAAGGTGGGTTATTTCCTATCAACCATCTCATCACAAGGAGATGCAGATTAATATATGTGTACTTTTTGACCATATCTTGGGAATGTGGGAAATATATGTAATACTACATTTGGCTACGTTCATATTCTTTTAGTTGCCTTTTTTCTTTAATTTGTTGAGTGAAAAAAATGAAACTAGAATCACCAGGACAAGGTTAACATTCTCTAAAAATGGTAAAGAAAATCAAATATTATACGTGATCCAAAAGAAAAAAAGAAAANAAAAANNNNNNNNNNNNNNNNNNNNNNNNNNNNNNNNNNNNNNNNNNNNNNNNNNNNNNNNNNNNNNNNNNNNNNNNNNNNNNNNNNNNNNNNNNNNNNNNNNNNNNNNNNNNNNNNNNNNNNNNNNNNNNNNNNNNNNNNNNNNNNNNNNNNNNNNNNNNNNNNNNNNNNNNNNNNNNNNNNNNNNNNNNNNNNNNNNNNNNNNNNNNNNNNNNNNNNNNNNNNNNNNNNNNNNNNNNNNNNNNNNNNNNNNNNNNNNNNNNNNNNNNNNNNNNNNNNNNNNNNNNNNNNNNNNNNNNNNNNNNNNNNNNNNNNNNNNNNNNNNNNNNNNNNNNNNNNNNNNNNNNNNNNNNNNNNNNNNNNNNNNNNNNNNNNNNNNNNNNNNNNNNNNNNNNNNNNNNNNNNNNNNNNNNNNNNNNNNNNNNNNNNNNNNNNNNNNNNNNNNNNNNNNNNNNNNNNNNNNNNNNNNNNNNNNNNNNNNNNNNNNNNNNNNNNNNNNNNNNNNNNNNNNNNNNNNNNNNNNNNNNNNNNNNNNNNNNNNNNNNNNNNNNNNNNNNNNNNNNNNNNNNNNNNNNNNNNNNNNNNNNNNNNNNNNNNNNNNNNNNNNNNNNNNNNNNNNNNNNNNNNNNNNNNNNNNNNNNNNNNNNNNNNNNNNNNNNNNNNNNNNNNNNNNNNNNNNNNNNNNNNNNNNNNNNNNNNNNNNNNNNNNNNNNNNNNNNNNNNNNNNNNNNNNNNNNNNNNNNNNNNNNNNNNNNNNNNNNNNNNNNNNNNNNNNNNNNNNNNNNNNNNNNNNNNNNNNNNNNNNNNNNNNNNNNNNNNNNNNNNNNNNNNNNNNNNNNNNNNNNNNNNNNNNNNNNNNNNNNNNNNNNNNNNNNNNNNNNNNNNNNNNNNNNNNNNNNNNNNNNNNNNNNNNNNNNNNNNNNNNNNNNNNNNNNNNNNNNNNNNNNNNNNNNNNNNNNNNNNNNNNNNNNNNNNNNNNNNNNNNNNNNNNNNNNNNNNNNNNNNNNNNNNNNNNNNNNNNNNNNNNNNNNNNNNNNNNNNNNNNNNNNNNNNNNNNNNNNNNNNNNNNNNNNNNNNNNNNNNNNNNNNNNNNNNNNNNNNNNNNNNNNNNNNNNNNNNNNNNNNNNNNNNNNNNNNNNNNNNNNNNNNNNNNNNNNNNNNNNNNNNNNNNNNNNNNNNNNNNNNNNNNNNNNNNNNNNNNNNNNNNNNNNNNNNNNNNNNNNNNNNNNNNNNNNNNNNNNNNNNNNNNNNNNNNNNNNNNNNNNNNNNNNNNNNNNNNNNNNNNNNNNNNNNNNNNNNNNNNNNNNNNNNNNNNNNNNNNNNNNNNNNNNNNNNNNNNNNNNNNNNNNNNNNNNNNNNNNNNNNNNNNNNNNNNNNNNNNNNNNNNNNNNNNNNNNNNNNNNNNNNNNNNNNNNNNNNNNNNNNNNNNNNNNNNNNNNNNNNNNNNNNNNNNNNNNNNNNNNNNNNNNNNNNNNNNNNNNNNNNNNNNNNNNNNNNNNNNNNNNNNNNNNNNNNNNNNNNNNNNNNNNNNNNNNNNNNNNNNNNNNNNNNNNNNNNNNNNNNNNNNNNNNNNNNNNNNNNNNNNNNNNNNNNNNNNNNNNNNNNNNNNNNNNNNNNNNNNNNNNNNNNNNNNNNNNNNNNNNNNNNNNNNNNNNNNNNNNNNNNNNNNNNNNNNNNNNNNNNNNNNNNNNNNNNNNNNNNNNNNNNNNNNNNNNNNNNNNNNNNNNNNNNNNNNNNNNNNNNNNNNNNNNNNNNNNNNNNNNNNNNNNNNNNNNNNNNNNNNNNNNNNNNNNNNNNNNNNNNNNNNNNNNNNNNNNNNNNNNNNNNNNNNNNNNNNNNNNNNNNNNNNNNNNNNNNNNNNNNNNNNNNNNNNNNNNNNNNNNNNNNNNNNNNNNNNNNNNNNNNNNNNNNNNNNNNNNNNNNNNNNNNNNNNNNNNNNNNNNNNNNNNNNNNNNNNNNNNNNNNNNNNNNNNNNNNNNNNNNNNNNNNNNNNNNNNNNNNNNNNNNNNNNNNNNNNNNNNNNNNNNNNNNNNNNNNNNNNNNNNNNNNNNNNNNNNNNNNNNNNNNNNNNNNNNNNNNNNNNNNNNNNNNNNNNNNNNNNNNNNNNNNNNNNNNNNNNNNNNNNNNNNNNNNNNNNNNNNNNNNNNNNNNNNNNNNNNNNNNNNNNNNNNNNNNNNNNNNNNNNNNNNNNNNNNNNNNNNNNNNNNNNNNNNNNNNNNNNNNNNNNNNNNNNNNNNNNNNNNNNNNNNNNNNNNNNNNNNNNNNNNNNNNNNNNNNNNNNNNNNNNNNNNNNNNNNNNNNNNNNNNNNNNNNNNNNNNNNNNNNNNNNNNNNNNNNNNNNNNNNNNNNNNNNNNNNNNNNNNNNNNNNNNNNNNNNNNNNNNNNNNNNNNNNNNNNNNNNNNNNNNNNNNNNNNNNNNNNNNNNNNNNNNNNNNNNNNNNNNNNNNNNNNNNNNNNNNNNNNNNNNNNNNNNNNNNNNNNNNNNNNNNNNNNNNNNNNNNNNNNNNNNNNNNNNNNNNNNNNNNNNNNNNNNNNNNNNNNNNNNNNNNNNNNNNNNNNNNNNNNNNNNNNNNNNNNNNNNNNNNNNNNNNNNNNNNNNNNNNNNNNNNNNNNNNNNNNNNNNNNNNNNNNNNNNNNNNNNNNNNNNNNNNNNNNNNNNNNNNNNNNNNNNNNNNNNNNNNNNNNNNNNNNNNNNNNNNNNNNNNNNNNNNNNNNNNNNNNNNNNNNNNNNNNNNNNNNNNNNNNNNNNNNNNNNNNNNNNNNNNNNNNNNNNNNNNNNNNNNNNNNNNNNNNNNNNNNNNNNNNNNNNNNNNNNNNNNNNNNNNNNNNNNNNNNNNNNNNNNNNNNNNNNNNNNNNNNNNNNNNNNNNNNNNNNNNNNNNNNNNNNNNNNNNNNNNNNNNNNNNNNNNNNNNNNNNNNNNNNNNNNNNNNNNNNNNNNNNNNNNNNNNNNNNNNNNNNNNNNNNNNNNNNNNNNNNNNNNNNNNNNNNNNNNNNNNNNNNNNNNNNNNNNNNNNNNNNNNNNNNNNNNNNNNNNNNNNNNNNNNNNNNNNNNNNNNNNNNNNNNNNNNNNNNNNNNNNNNNNNNNNNNNNNNNNNNNNNNNNNNNNNNNNNNNNNNNNNNNNNNNNNNNNNNNNNNNNNNNNNNNNNNNNNNNNNNNNNNNNNNNNNNNNNNNNNNNNNNNNNNNNNNNNNNNNNNNNNNNNNNNNNNNNNNNNNNNNNNNNNNNNNNNNNNNNNNNNNNNNNNNNNNNNNNNNNNNNNNNNNNNNNNNNNNNNNNNNNNNNNNNNNNNNNNNNNNNNNNNNNNNNNNNNNNNNNNNNNNNNNNNNNNNNNNNNNNNNNNNNNNNNNNNNNNNNNNNNNNNNNNNNNNNNNNNNNNNNNNNNNNNNNNNNNNNNNNNNNNNNNNNNNNNNNNNNNNNNNNNNNNNNNNNNNNNNNNNNNNNNNNNNNNNNNNNNNNNNNNNNNNNNNNNNNNNNNNNNNNNNNNNNNNNNNNNNNNNNNNNNNNNNNNNNNNNNNNNNNNNNNNNNNNNNNNNNNNNNNNNNNNNNNNNNNNNNNNNNNNNNNNNNNNNNNNNNNNNNNNNNNNNNNNNNNNNNNNNNNNNNNNNNNNNNNNNNNNNNNNNNNNNNNNNNNNNNNNNNNNNNNNNNNNNNNNNNNNNNNNNNNNNNNNNNNNNNNNNNNNNNNNNNNNNNNNNNNNNNNNNNNNNNNNNNNNNNNNNNNNNNNNNNNNNNNNNNNNNNNNNNNNNNNNNNNNNNNNNNNNNNNNNNNNNNNNNNNNNNNNNNNNNNNNNNNNNNNNNNNNNNNNNNNNNNNNNNNNNNNNNNNNNNNNNNNNNNNNNNNNNNNNNNNNNNNNNNNNNNNNNNNNNNNNNNNNNNNNNNNNNNNNNNNNNNNNNNNNNNNNNNNNNNNNNNNNNNNNNNNNNNNNNNNNNNNNNNNNNNNNNNNNNNNNNNNNNNNNNNNNNNNNNNNNNNNNNNNNNNNNNNNNNNNNNNNNNNNNNNNNNNNNNNNNNNNNNNNNNNNNNNNNNNNNNNNNNNNNNNNNNNNNNNNNNNNNNNNNNNNNNNNNNNNNNNNNNNNNNNNNNNNNNNNNNNNNNNNNNNNNNNNNNNNNNNNNNNNNNNNNNNNNNNNNNNNNNNNNNNNNNNNNNNNNNNNNNNNNNNNNNNNNNNNNNNNNNNNNNNNNNNNNNNNNNNNNNNNNNNNNNNNNNNNNNNNNNNNNNNNNNNNNNNNNNNNNNNNNNNNNNNNNNNNNNNNNNNNNNNNNNNNNNNNNNNNNNNNNNNNNNNNNNNNNNNNNNNNNNNNNNNNNNNNNNNNNNNNNNNNNNNNNNNNNNNNNNNNNNNNNNNNNNNNNNNNNNNNNNNNNNNNNNNNNNNNNNNNNNNNNNNNNNNNNNNNNNNNNNNNNNNNNNNNNNNNNNNNNNNNNNNNNNNNNNNNNNNNNNNNNNNNNNNNNNNNNNNNNNNNNNNNNNNNNNNNNNNNNNNNNNNNNNNNNNNNNNNNNNNNNNNNNNNNNNNNNNNNNNNNNNNNNNNNNNNNNNNNNNNNNNNNNNNNNNNNNNNNNNNNNNNNNNNNNNNNNNNNNNNNNNNNNNNNNNNNNNNNNNNNNNNNNNNNNNNNNNNNNNNNNNNNNNNNNNNNNNNNNNNNNNNNNNNNNNNNNNNNNNNNNNNNNNNNNNNNNNNNNNNNNNNNNNNNNNNNNNNNNNNAAAAAAAAAAAAAAAAAAAAAAAAACAAGACAAAGTGACAAACATACACATTGTTTGGACCAACCACTCTTTCTTTGTCATCATTATCCCTCAGCTTTCCGACAGAGAATCTCAACTGAAAAAAGCTGTAAGATTTCTGATCGGAAAAGCATCAAAGCTCAAAATGGTGATGTGGGTATTTGGTTATGGCTCTCTGATATGGAAGGCCGGGTTTAACTTCGATGAACGCGTCGTTGGTTTCATCAAAGACTATCGCCGTGTCTTCTACCAAGGTCTCTCTATCTCTCTCTTCCTCTCTGTGTATTTAGCTAATGAATTTTTCAATATATTCGTGTTTGCTGATTTGGGTTCCTTCTGATTAGGCAGTACTGACCATAGAGGGACACCCGAGTTTCCAGGAAGAACAGTCACATTGGAACCTGCAGAGGGTGAAGTCTGTGTAAGTTGTTTCAATGCGCGCCATTTACAGATTCAGTTAGGTGTTTTGGATTACTCAAATACATGTCTTATCGTATAAATCTTAGTGCTTGTTTCTCATGTCTCACATTTGTTCTGTGTCATTGATTATTTTGATGGGAAAATGTAATGCTGTTTCTTTAATGTACCAGGAAAGGCTGGAAAGCTGACCACTTTTAATCAGTGGGTGTATGTTACATTTAGTTTCTAGTTTCTAATGGTGGTGTAATGATTTCATTGTGGATTTCAAGTTATTAGCAAATGAGACCAGGATACATCTTTAATGGCTGTTTTTACTTTGTATGTTTAGTGGGGAGCTGCCTACAAGATCAGCAAGAAGGAAGATCAGGAAATTGCTTTAGAGGTAAGACTCTTGTATCTTAAACTTATTCTTCATTGTAATCTAGTTAATGTTTTCTAGCTATAAAGCTGCTATCTTTCTGTTGTATTCATGTTTTTTGTGATACTGCGCTTGCGTGCCTGCATTTGCTATACTAAAATTCTTCAAGGTTTGAATGCTTTATGCAACACCTATAGGTAACCAAGTTTAACAAAACCTACTTACACCTGAAATCAGTACATACGGAGTCAAATATCAGTTGACATCTATGGCAACCTTACAATTAAGATGACAATATATATATCAAAGCTGTGTCAAAATTATCTCTGTTACTTGAAGCTTGATAACTTCAGATGGTCCAAATCCTTCTGGTGACTGTGATTACTAGAAACGTTGCAATGAAAGATCATTTTGTGCTTGTTACTTGTCGTTTTGCTATTTCTTCTTGTGGGTCTTTGATATTGCTGATTTCCGATGCGCACTTTTTCATTCTGTCACTCACAACTATGGTCGCCTCATTTCTGTGACATGATTACTCAGCACTTAGAAGTGAGGGAGAAGCAGTATGACAAGAAGGCTTATCTTGATTTCTTTACTGTAAGTCTAATACTCAAGAACCCCTTATGATCACAGTGCATGTTAGCTTTTTTACCATTAAAGTAAGTTAGTTATTGAAAATTCTTCCAGGAGCCAACGGCTACGACTCCAGCTCTTTCAGGAGTAATGGTGTAAGTACTGAAGTCACCAAGAACTTAAACATGTTGATTTGCTTTATTCAAATCATAAGGAACTGACTCTCTTACTATTTAGATACATTGCCTCTCCAGACAAAAAGCGTAATGTGAACTACTTGGGTCCTGCATCAATTGAAGATATTGCCAAGTAAGTAGTTTTCATCTACCAAGCTGTTATTTGGTTGATTAATCCTTTAGCAACCTAAAATTATGAAGAAGCACAATCTAGTTTACAATTAGAAATTGAGACGTGATATTATGATGGATATTTATTTGAAATTTGCTTGTTGATTGATGATCCAATACATCAATCTTATTTGGGTCACTGATTGATTAGTCAAGTAATCCATAGGCCAAGTCTTTAATCAGTTGCCAATCATATGCTAAACTCTTGCATTGTCTATAATTCTATCTTTCCTGGAATTCGGTGTTTCCTTAACTGTAGTTTTTCTGTTCTGCAGACAGATTGTTGAGGCAAAAGGCCCCTCAGGACCTAATAGAGAGTACCTCTTTAAACTCGAAGAGGCCCTTCTTCAAATTGGTAATGTTAATTTGGTGCTCCATGAATCTATATTAGTAATGTATCCTACATTAAAAATTAAAAACTGATTATCTTCCTCTGATGTTTTCTTTGCCACAGGATACAAAGACAAACATGTATTGGATCTTGCAAACGAAGTGAGGCGCATCATTTCAGAAAGGGATATGGAGCTCACTGCTTTATGACCCGGGAACAAATAGGAACAATGATTATTACAGGCCATCATCCAACAGAGCAATTGGTCATGTACTTGTCTTGGAGAAAACACTATATGTGGTTGTGTAGCATCTCGATTTCTTATGATGGCACTGCGAAATTCTTAATGTCATTCTTGATTGTTATGCATGTAACAAGAGTCATCGCATTAGTCTGATGACACTCATGACAGTAAAGAGTCAGGATGAGATGTATGAACATATTCAACTGTATGTTGCAGGGGCTCATTGCCTTGTCAGCTTCTCGTATAGACTACCCGACTTTGGTAATGCATGTACTTCTTTCGCTAGCACATTGTAAACTGAATTGTGTGCTCAATCCGTGTATAGAACTTTTAAGTGCATGGTAACTCTTCCTTTAACATACACGCCCACCTGCTCATTTGCTTGTTGCATTCTCCAGCCTTGAACACTGCTAGAATTGCAAAGACAACAAGAGTGTAAAAACTAGGAAAGGGGCACTGGTTCTATAGGAAACCCAAGATAGTAACAAATCAGACGGCTTCCATTTCACATCAACTCAGGTCACATCAATCTTTCCGATTACTAAAAACATAATATTACAAAAGTAATGGGCATTGTCCTTGACGGCTTATCCACCAAAGACAGCAATTTCCTGTCTGTAGTTTACAGGTAATATAACTGAAACTTGCCGGTGAAACTTCATCACTGCTATTTGGTCTCACAACCATAATAATGCTATACTGGGTCTACATTGTACACCAATAGTATTCTGCAAATCTACTCCTTGCATAATTTAATCACTGTCATCATCGCCATCATCTGCATAAATAAAGCAAATATTTCGTAAGATTCCAATGGTGTTACTGTTAGCTATAGAATGCAACTGAAAGAGTAAAATCTACTGACAGCATTATAATGTATCTGTATACTCTTAATGGTACCACAAAATAGGAATTCCAAACCAGTCATTACAGCTTTGAATAAAAGATAAGTCCCAATCTAATAATTGTACATACACTGCAGAAACAACATATAGATTACAAAAATTACTATTATCACAGATGAAGATACCATTTATAACAGGATGCACCTGATATGATGTTAGAACAAACACTTACCTTTATCACTATGATTGTCATCACTACTGCTATTATCCTCGTCCTCAACCTCATCCTCTTCCTCATCATTGTCATTGTCATCATCTGTATCTCCAGCATCAGAATCACTATCAACAGGTATTTTGGGCTTCGGAGGAGGTACAAAACTAGTCGTGGACCTTCTACGTGAACTCGTTACAATATTGCTCATGTCAATGCCTTCAAGCTCTTTAGCTTTCTCCTTTTTCTTTTTGACTTCCTTGATTTCTGAAAAAAGATGTGCAATTGCAAGTATGCGCACGTCAGACATTATATGGATGGTGAGACACTACCCCACCATGAAAAGTCATAAGAGCATAGTCTCTAGCCTTAGATCTCTGATCAAATTCATGGAGGTTGAGTGTCATTACTAGCATAATGTCTAATATAGCATAATGTCTACTAGCACAAACAAGTAACAATGGCAGACAAGACCTTCAAAATTTCAATAGCGTGTAATAGGTTTTATTGTATGTGTAATATTGTACCAAACCTAATCAATGTCATTCCTATCCACAAATACTGATGGCATATACAGGGATTCATGTTGGAATGCACAATATATGAGGACAAACCAATGATTATTCAGCCTTCTTAACTTCTTGAAGGATAAGCAAGCCACAACACCCATGTTAATAAACCCTATAAAAGTTCCAAGATGAATACATGTAACTGCACACTTCATTTATTGGAATCGCATTTCATACCATCTTGTATGTTTAGACCATACCAAATCATACTCCTACAGCCCCTATTTCAGTGATAACCACTAAAGACGACATTTCAAGAATATCACCTTTCTCAGTGGGACTGGAAGATAACCCTTCTCGACCAAGTATGTCCTCTAACTCCTTTATCAGTTGAGCTTCACGTTTGTTCTCGGGCACCTGCTTGACTTTCTTGTAAATTGAGGGGGGAACGCTGTATAAGAGAAAATACACATTAGTACGAAAACAGTGAAAAGGATGCAGTTTTGAAGAAGCAAGTAAAAGGAGAAAAACCTCATTCCACATGCTTTGATAACTGATCTTAGATGCTCCACCCGTTTACCATATGCAGGTGTTGAAACTTCCTTCTTCTGCATTTTGATAAAAAGTATGATTTATAAGATAAAAACGACCCAACATATTTTTAATGAACCGAAATATGCCAAGTAACGACCTTCACAGGTTTTTCAGCAGATGACTTAGAATCTTCATCTTCAGACACATTTTCACTGTCTTTTGCGTCACTTTTTTCCTCTGAATCTGCCTTAAGAGACTTGATCCGCTTCTTTCCAGAGATGTTGGTCTCCTTTGCCAAGCTTTTCCGTTTCTTCAGCCCATCAGAATTCTGCATCTTACCTTTTGTAACACTTTTTTTCCTAGGTTTCACTTCATCTTCTTCCTCATCAGTTCCACTATTTGCAGGACCAGAGCTTTCTTCACTTATCTCCTCAGGAGTTGGTTTTCTCTGAGGTTTCTTTACATTTTTCTTGACATTTTTGACAGGTTCAGGATCTACACAAGATTCTAAAACCTGCAAAAGAAATATATCAAGACAGCGATAAAAATGGTAGATAGATGTACAGCAACTCCTGGCAAGAAAATGTTTTTGTACCTCGTCTAATTGCTGATTTATAAACTTCTTAAACGGATCAAGACTGTATGTGTCAAGTTTAAGATCTTTCTCTAAAACTCGACGAAGTTCACCCATAGTAAGCTTCCTGTAGAGAGAGAGAGAGAGAGAGGGAGAGTGGTGGTGGTGATCGTACAGATGTCATTGCAGTAGCAGAAGGAGATGGAGCATACATAAAGAATCAGTAAAGTAATGCCATAGAAATAATAAGCAGTTTGGAAAAAGAAGCAACATACTCGATATTAGCTTTGATATAAGAACCTCTCTTTCCAAGGGCTGATTTTATCATAGCCTCAGTTGGAGCCTTCTTGTTATTGGAGCTTTTAGATCCCTCAGCTTTCACTTTGGCTGTTTTATGCTCTGTTAGAAGCTCTGAAGCAGGAGAATCTTCCACTTTCTCCTCATCTGCTGAACTAGTTTCCTTCATATCTTTATTTGACTGATGCCCTTCAGTTGATCCTGTTGCTTCACCTTTAATCAGACTTTTTTCATCAGTCTGCCCAGAACTCTTTGAGTTATTGTCCTCACCAGCACCTTCTAAGCACTAGAATTTACAATAGAATAAATACAAGGAAAAGTTAGACAGGCTTGAACACGGAAAACATAACTCCATCAGAAAGGAAAAGAGAAAGAACTCAAAATGATAACATAGTGAGGTAAGGTAAGGAACATTTGGCTATGGCAGATAGAATCAGCCAATGGCATTTGAAGATACTTCATCACACTCTTGGTTAAGCACCACTTGCCTCTAAAATGCAACTTTATTGGTCTCCTAGGTTAGCTTGTTATGCAAAATTTTTTACTTGATTGGACTTGCTAATAGTTGACTAATTATAGGATACTCTAGAGATAGCAGCTTTATTGGTCTCCTAGGTTAGCTTGTTATGCAAATTTTTTTTACTTGATTGGACTTAGTAATAGTTGATATTTTTTACAGTTTGACAGAAAGTCGGCCCCAAATTTCTCATTTATTTAATCCTCCATATTGTTGAAATTCTGAAGCGAACCCCAGAGGCCTTGTAACAGATAATGCCTGTTTCCTCTAAACCAAATCCCTGGAACCCCAGGTACTCTCTCCCGGTCACTCCCCCTGACAACTATTAAATTTCTGTTGTTTTTTTTTTAAATGATGTTACCTAGAAAAAAAAAAGAATTAAAAAAAAAACTAAGGAGAATATTCATACATGCAACATTTTATACTGACACTAATACAGATGAAATACTGGGATTAAAACAGGGAACAATTAAACTAATTGTTAGTGTGCTTGAAATAAAAGAAAAGGGGAATTGGATGCTATGGCTAAGTAAAAGGGCGTAATGAATTAAGGCAAAAATCTTGAAAAAGAATACCTTTAACAAATGTTCCTTGACAAATCCTTTGTGCGCATCCAATGCAGATGGCTCTAAACCCAAGTCTTTCTCTAATACTCTTCGTACATTCACAAAGGTCAAAGAACTGCATTTTAACAAAATAGTAAATTAATAATTCATCAACTGCCCTCGCACGTTCAATCCCACAACCAAAATTCAAAAAGAATATTTAATCTACATGCATCCATTTCAATTTTACTGAACATACATAGTTGCTCCGATTTCTAAAAGCATCTATACAATTCCACCAAAATCATTAATCCTACTATTAAACACTAAATCCATAGGATGTCCTTAACTAAGTACACATGCACTTCACTTCACTTTGATGTTCCAAGGGAACTACACAGCTTCTTGAGCTCCCTTTCGAAACCATTTCGGTAGCTGGTAATCAGTCGGTGTTCTGAGGGTTTGAGTTTAAATGCTATAAAGAAAGGCACAGTCTTTACACTTTACCATTCGTATTTAGGCAAGAACTGCTGAAGAATCGTATAATCACCCATACCGGAAAATGCTTGTCAGGATTCAAAGTTGGACTATTGGAATTGGACTGCAGTAGTGGTGGATTATGCTATACAGCTCAAATTTTTGTGTGCTTCTAATTTCGCCTAAATGCAGAATTAACCTAAACTAAGTACAAATGCACTCTCTTTAAACCTCACAGCATTTAGAAAACCCTAAAACCAAGTATTACTCATAATTAAACCCTAAAATCAAACAAATTCAAACACTTGAGTACAGAATCCCAGGGTTTCTGCTCTCTATGTCAATCATAAACACAAAAACCCTAACATTTCCAGTACAAAACTTACTCCGATTGTTCCTTGAAGTGTGGGACTCGA
The window above is part of the Fragaria vesca subsp. vesca linkage group LG2, FraVesHawaii_1.0, whole genome shotgun sequence genome. Proteins encoded here:
- the LOC101302129 gene encoding uncharacterized protein LOC101302129, yielding MADVVEDSEAPMKKEEETGDMESKILEAMKARVPHFKEQSDSLTFVNVRRVLEKDLGLEPSALDAHKGFVKEHLLKCLEGAGEDNNSKSSGQTDEKSLIKGEATGSTEGHQSNKDMKETSSADEEKVEDSPASELLTEHKTAKVKAEGSKSSNNKKAPTEAMIKSALGKRGSYIKANIEKLTMGELRRVLEKDLKLDTYSLDPFKKFINQQLDEVLESCVDPEPVKNVKKNVKKPQRKPTPEEISEESSGPANSGTDEEEDEVKPRKKSVTKGKMQNSDGLKKRKSLAKETNISGKKRIKSLKADSEEKSDAKDSENVSEDEDSKSSAEKPVKKKEVSTPAYGKRVEHLRSVIKACGMSVPPSIYKKVKQVPENKREAQLIKELEDILGREGLSSSPTEKEIKEVKKKKEKAKELEGIDMSNIVTSSRRRSTTSFVPPPKPKIPVDSDSDAGDTDDDNDNDEEEDEVEDEDNSSSDDNHSDKDDGDDDSD
- the LOC101301837 gene encoding cation transport regulator-like protein 2-like, with translation MVMWVFGYGSLIWKAGFNFDERVVGFIKDYRRVFYQGSTDHRGTPEFPGRTVTLEPAEGEVCWGAAYKISKKEDQEIALEHLEVREKQYDKKAYLDFFTEPTATTPALSGVMVYIASPDKKRNVNYLGPASIEDIAKQIVEAKGPSGPNREYLFKLEEALLQIGYKDKHVLDLANEVRRIISERDMELTAL